Part of the Spinacia oleracea cultivar Varoflay chromosome 5, BTI_SOV_V1, whole genome shotgun sequence genome, AATGACTTGGACAAGGCTTTCTTCAAACTTTGAATCATATCTGCATCTTGTCCAACTATGAgcatatcatctacatataaAAGAAGGATGATGAAATTACCTCCAGGGAACTTTCTGAAATACACACAAGGATCGGCTGTAGTACGTTTATAACCATTGCTTGTCATAAACGAATCAAATTTCTGGTACCACTGCCTTGGTGCCTGTTTGAGCCCATAAAGACTCTTCTTCAACTTGAAAACAAGTTTATCTTTCCCTTTTtcttcaaaaccttcaggtttcTCCATGTAGATCTCTTCATGCAAGTCACCATGTAAAAATGCAGTTTTTACATCAAGTTATTCCAACTCAAGATCAAAACTTGCTGCTAAACCCAACACAGTTCTGATAGATGTCATTTTGACCACCGGAGAGAAGATCTCATCAAAGTCAATGCCCTTTTTCTGGTTGCATCCCTTTACCACCAATCTGGCTTTGCGCTTCACTATCTTCTCatcatctttcttgttcttgAAAATCCATCTGTTTCTCAAGACTTTCTTTCCCTTGGGAGGCTTCACTAGCTCATAGGTGTCATTCTTTTCCAAGGAATCCATCTCCTCCTTCATTGCATCGAGCCACTGATTTTCTCATCATGAGACAACACCTCTTGATAGTTCTCTGGCTCTCCATCTTCACTAACTAGAATGAACTCTGAGCTTGGATACTTTGTTGAAGGTTTGCGCTCTCTAGTGGACCTTCGAACATGTGTATCCTCCACTTGAGGGATATGTTTCTCCCCCTGCTCATGAACCTCTTCATGAACCACTTCCTCATGTGCATCTTCCTCATGGATTTCTTCATCAGATGAAGACTCATCAagatcatcatcattatcaacaTGATCTGGTACATTATTATCAGGTTGTACCTCACCAACATCATCATGTACATCATCAAGTACATCCTCaacattctcattttctggCTGAATAACGGGAGGAGTAGAAGTAGAACCATTAGTAGTATCAAAAGACAAATCTGAAGTAGAAGTGTACCTTGTACTCAGAAGATCTGCACCCTTCTCGTGCTCAAAGAATACTACATCTCTGCTTCTCACTACCTTCTTCTTTTCTGGATCGTAGAGTCTGAAACCATACTCTTCATCCCCATACCCAACAAATACACATGGATTGGATTTCGAATCAAGCTTTGACCTCTGTTCTTTAGGCACATGCATGTATGCCTTGCAGCGAAAGACTCTCAAATGCGAATAAGTGGGATCACGTCCCTTCCATGCTCTCTCTGGAATGTCAAGACCAAGAGGAATCGATGGCGATCGATTAATCAAATACACGGCACATTGCACTGCTTCGGCCCAGAATGTCTTAGGAAGATCAGACATTCTAAGCATGCACCTCACCTTCTCAATAATGGTTCTGTTCATCCTCTCAGCAACTCCATTGTGTTGTGGTATGTCGGGCTCTGTCTTCTCATGTCTAATGCCATTTTGTGAGCAACACTGctacaaaataggcttatagAAACGGCAAAAAAATGTTACTATAGATCAATTAACTGTTGCAATAGGGCTATAACAACAGTTAAAAATCGTTACCAATATGGGGCGTTGCTATAAGTTTATGGCAACAGTTTGCCGGATTTAGGCAACAGTTATGATAAACTGTTGCCATAAATAACTATGGCAACAATTTGCCGGATTTAGGCAACAGTTATGATAAACTGTTGCCATAAATAACTATGGCAACACTTTTTATAGGCAACACTTTTAACCTATGGAAACAGTTATTCAACAACTTAAGCCAACATTTACACACTTAAGGCAACATTTTTCGCCAACATAAGGCAACACTTATTAGGTTGTTGTTGGTTGAAGTTTAAAGCTAATGCAACACTTTCTTACACTTATGGTAACACATCCCATTGTATCTATGACAACACTTTCTATCGAGTTTATGGCAACGCTTACAATTGAGTTTATGGCAACACTTTTATTTGACTTTATGGCAACGCTTTCAATTGAGCTTAAGGCAACGCTTTCAATTTGTCTGAAATTTTGTTCCCAGACGGATTTAGTTATCCATATACCTGTAGTAATTACAAATTCATATAATAAGATTTTTATaacaaataagttcaataaagaTTTACATTTCAATTAACTTAAATTCATATATAATTACATTTATctcattaaaaaaaagtattggTTGTAAAAGTACATccactaaaataaaatatcatgCAATAACGGTCCAATAGCTCTTTTTTGTAAAACCTATCTATTAATTATGTGTCAAAAACCCTATAAATCTTCACATGTTTAAAGCAGCTTGTAATTCTTGAATATATGCACCATCCTGCACAACAAATAAATCAAGCGTAAAATTTAATAAGAAGCACATTACCAATATCGATCGATGAATAAAATCGAAatatgaaagaaaaaaaagctcCGCATGAATGACAAAGGATAAACTTTAAGAATAATGGGTAAAGAAATACCATGAATCCCAATGTAGACCCTTATCTATTGCAAATGTCTATAACATAAAATGATAGTGAAAGTGGAAAATTCGGCAGAGTATAATTTAAACTTGAACTATCCACAAAAATGGACCTAATTAAAACATGTTCCAAATCCATAAGACAAAATAATTTTATCCAACACCAACAATTTTGAAACCACAAACAATATCTTTCCTGTTTAACCAATTTAACATTCTAGCAACATGTCTTCATCCAAAATAAGAAAGAGAGATCTTTAACACTCTAACATACTAAATATCATATTTTCCAACAAATGATAAATGTCTAAAACAAATAGTGAGGAAATAAAACCTAATACAGAACTGAAACACAATCATAAGTTCTTTTAATTTGATAAGAATGACTGTATCTATTTGctataaaaaaaagtcaaaataaaAAGACTATCAAAAATAAAACTAATCATCTTCTCCCTccttcattttaattttaaccaCTACTGGATTTTGCATCCCCTTCCATTTCCCAATTGCTTAtcctttgaataaaaaaaaccaaCCAAAAAAACAAGCTAGGAAAGTAAACAGATGTGAACGTTGGACTACTACTACCTATATACAAAAATTAGACGTGCATATAAAGCATAGGCATGCTTCCTCAAACGAACTTTACTGTCCCTACTAGCCTTCATAAGCAATCACTTAGGAAAATAACCCAAAACCCAACAAAAACAACACAAACAAAACTAGTGCATACCAGATTTTTCCCCTAACAAATAAATTACTCGCATTACATAACAGTAACAACAAACAGAAGAAGTTATATCTTCTTATAAGAGTGAAGGATCACCTCCAAGACAATCAACCAAACAATACAACTCCAAAACACCACAAATAATCCAACAACCAAATAACCTAACAATCAACTAATAACGGACAGCAACTAAAATCAATTGCGGAAGAACAAAATGCAATCAACAACACACGAATTATACGTGGAAAACCCCTTCGATGTGAAGAGTAAAAACCACCGGACTTGTGAGGAGTCCACCCTTGTCACCTTCTCTTATTATGATAAATTGAGGGAAAAAAACCCAAATCAGACATACAAAGGTTCACAACCCACCAATACTTCCATACATAAGAGATCAACAATTAAGAGACAAGAGATGAACAATATCACCCAAAAACATAGGTTCTGTCCAGCAGCGGCCACGGACAAAGCAGAGCTCAAAACGACGATCCAACCGTTCAAACTGAGGCCCTATGTATCCTCACAAGCTGACCAAACATCAGCACGATCCGACCGTTCAATCTCCGGCAAACAGAAGTTTTTTGATGGCTGCCCTGAAAACTACGAACActatcttctctttctctcctctcctttttgAGTGTATGTTTAGATCGGATTTCTCTCTCATCTAACCTAACTCCCTTTAGGTCATAACTAAACATCAAAACACTCCAAGGCTTCTAAGATAAGCCAACCAATTTAGCCCCAAGTGGACTAAAAACATAACCCAACATTTTAGGCTCACAAACACAAGATAAATGACTTACTTGTGCAACAAGTGGACTGGACCCGCAACATATAGAAGTTGTTGGCAAATCTTATCTATTTGGATGAATGCTTTATGGGTGTTACTTTTGGAAACTCTTTAAGTTAATCTCCAGCAAGTAcattactactccgtataaaagaaaatagaaaaatataatGTTGATCATCCAATCAAGGAGGTTGACAATTTTATCAATCTAGAATTAAAAGTTGttggcaaaaataaaaattatccaACTCATGGATAAGAGGCGTAATCAGTTTTGGGTAATTATTATTTCGAACAATGAAAATCCAATTGAAGCAAAAGTTTCGAGACTTAATCACGAGCAAACACTCAAAATTGTGTGTGTGATACAGTCTCGAGGGGTAATTTGTAGGCACGAAAAATTCGTTGATGTGTCACATTGGATATTATTTGGGTCAAAAAGTCAAAGTATTGAGTCGTTAATTATTTGACGGTCAAtgaaattaattgatttggGTTCCTAAACTAATTTGCCCCATTTTAGTTATTTCAATTGAACTTATTTATTTTAACGGTTAAACTTAACAAAAATGGGTTAAATGGTTATAACGGGTCATGACTACCAAGTCCAAACAAAGAGGCCCAATGTACATCAAAACCCTAAAAGTTTCTCCGTCTTATAAATATGACTTTTACTTCATttggagaggagaggagaggagaaacAGACGGcaaaacctaaaactctcaaatCCTCTCCATCAAGTCACAACTCTCTccctagaaaaaaaaaaatcaagttcgGTAGCCCTTATTCGAGAAGATCAAAAGACGTGTCGTTTTATTCTACATCAATATCCTTGAGCGAGATCAAGCCCGAAGGCCCTCATTCAAGAATCAAATCCGTCCGTGTACCAAATCAAATTAGTTCAAATATTAGAGATTGTATCAAGAAActttaaaaatcaataaaataaatattttgttCACATATTTTGATTCTTTTATTTTGCAGACTTTTGTGTTTACAAGTATATACATGTGGGAGGCGAGAACTCTAGAACAACATGATCACACACAACGTTGCATAACTATACGCAAATTTAACATTTTAGGAGTAGACACCGAAATGAGCCATCAAGTTGATATGGAGTAAAATAATATGCCCTtccaattttcaaatccaatgCACTTTACAACAAACTGAGACATTTAACAAACTAAAAAACCCACATTGTTTCACCGAAAACTAGAGGAATGTAAGTACCGAATACAAATTAGTACGTACTACAACTAACTAACTATTAAACTCAAAATCAAAAGCACCAATGCTTGCCAAATACATATTAAGCACAACAAACAGCTCCTGCGCTTCCACACAGAAGACCTGCAAGAAATGCGCACCGTCATCAGTAGATTAAATTCCACTTTATCTTCAACAAGGTAGCTAACAAGGTAGTAAAAACACCACAAACAGTCACCTCTAACACTAATAGTAATAAGTTTGGACACTTACACTAATAAGTTAGGAAATAATCACAAAACCTTTTGTGGATAACTAAGTGGCGGATGGCGAACCTCGAGTGCCATGAAAGCGACAAAAGTTATGGACAACGTTTAGTAACTCGGTCAACTTGGTTTGCATGGCTTTTCTCTCATTCATCCATACTTTTTTTTCCTTCCTCCATTCTTCATTTTCCTTCTCATTTTTCTCATTGGTAGCCTTAGCCATTTTATAGCTTTCTGCGGCCACTTTTTGGCTTTCCTCTACCATCATTTTCAATTCTTCAACTTGAGAGCTTAATTGACAAGTCGTGGGAGATGATACCAAGGAGTGAGGAGGAAAATACTTCTTCAAGTACATTTGCGAAACACTCCCTAAATCACAACTTTTACCTTCCGCAGCCTCCAAGCACACATCATCATCAGGGTCTTTCGCAATTCCTTTTTTCTTAGAGTCATCAAGCTTCACATTATATTCGTCATGCCTAGTATTGTAGACAAGTACCAAATGGGTAAAAATGATCGAGTAGGTTGTTATTTTTATTCAGGTTGTTAAAACTGATGTAACAACATCACTTCAGCCTTGACAGAGCTACATATTGACCTCCATATGAAGAATGAACAAAAATGTTTTTATTTTGACTCAAAAAAGGACAAAAGCCTTGGAAATTGATAGTGAAATTTGGTCCTAGATCTTGACtcaaaaaacataaataaagagCACAATTATTAacactaaaaaaaattagataacAGGTAACGAGCAAATTCCCATGCTATCAAAATCGAATTTTTTGTGTCactcaaagaaaatacataagATTGAAGACCAAGTAGTATTATCATGTTGTCCATAGATTAAGAAGATGATTGAGCCACACAAATAAAATTTCGCAGCAAGGAATATACTGAAAATCAATCTTCATTGTATAAGAAATGTTTTCAATATGGCTTCTTATTAACCAAAAAAGTGGATTTTACATAACCTGCTGTAGGTTTGGTGATTTTTCTACATCCAATTTGGTTTTCTAGGTCCAGGAAAAGTGAGATACTTCCATCATAATTGCTAAGACAGATTCAATAAGATCAACTTATTTGCTATGTAGAACAGGTAACAAAAGCACATATAACAAAGTCTTACCCTTGACCATTGTTTTCATCAACTTGATCAGCAGCATTTGGCAGACGTGTATCCCCTCTTTTCCGTTTTAATTTCTTCTCACTGGACACACCAAGAAAACACAAGGTGGAGTAAGAATACAAATCATAGTAACAAAACAGAAACAGATACAAAGGAATTCCCATGTCATCACAACACCCAAATTTATGTCTCACTGAAAATGATATCAAGCATTGATAAACAAATAAGATTTCTCCGTTTGATATACAACAGGCAGAATTCAGGATTTAAGAAATGTAAAAAAAGTAACGAGACTTTTCCCACCTTAAGATGTGTTCTTTAACAGTTGCATCTTGAATGATAGTTTGATTGAGAATAGTAGGCAATGGACAATCATGATACAAGTAGCCAACCAAGTGGATTGGTCCAGGACCTTTAACAGAAAAGATGACATCATGAGGTCCTTCAAAGACATCATTCAAGGCATACGATTCACAACAATGCAACCTTAGAGAGCACAAGTAAACTCCATTGTTATCCCTGTATTTGACCGACAACAAACTTCTTTCCTTGTTAAGTTTATCAACACCATACCCTAAAGTGGCCTGCAAtacaaacataaattatgtCAAACTTGTTCAAATATAACCAATTTAATTAATGAATGTAGCTTAAAACCTAGAGAAATGAGCAGACCCGACAGATTCGAAGACGCTTGTTGGGATGTAAGCTGATAGTCACAGGTTTTTCCCGCGAAACTTTGAGGCCTTCGTCAAACAAAAACAAtcattttaactaattaataatGATTAGTGACACAAATTAATAGTTGAATACTAGTACAATTTACAGCACAAATTAAAGAAATCAATCCATCACTTAATCTATCTAATCAACTAACAGTATAGTTTGTCTCATGAATATACATATGGAAGGCGAATTCTAACAACATCATACTTAAACGGTATACCTAATTGAATATGATTAATAGaacaaattaaaatcatcaatCACAAAATGTATGTAATCAAGTAACTACATAATCTCAACAACATATATATCAGAATTGGACATGAATTATGAAACTATGAATCGAGTTAAATCTAACAAAATTTCGTTCTTTTCTTATATAAATCAAATGGTTaaataagaagaaaaataaagtaaaagaaGAAGGAAGTAGAATTACCCCAATTAGAGAAATCAGAAGGTTGAGGAGGTTTCATAATAATTTAGGTTTAAGTTTGTAGAAGAAATGACGATTGAGGAACTGCAACTGCTACTGAAGGAATTGTTTAAGGAGGAAGGAAGAGTTGGCTCGTAAACCAAGGTGAGTTCACACGCACTAAACTCGCCAATGCCTTTTTCCATTCTGTCTTTTCAACTTCTGAAACTCTTAAAAGCGCGCGTAATTGATTTTACCAATTTACCACTACCATCAGTCCATCACTAGGAGTCTATGACGTCTCTAATCGTGACACAGGCTACAACGTCCACTCGCAAACTTATAATTCCTCTGTCTTTTAATACTAGCAACGTTTGTGTGTCCCTCTAGGGTTTCTTGGCTCTTGGGAGGGTTTTTCTAGCTAATTGGCTAGCATTTTTCCTCCAATTCTCGGAGGTTTTTGCTCGATTTCCTGTCGAGATTAGGGTTTAGGCTGTATTGATCTGGCACGATGGTGGATGTCACAACCCATGAGTCTCCCCCACGAAGGGAATCTGATACGGAACCGGAGGAGGAGGAGGCCGAATGGGAGTTCGGTGGAGATGAGGAGGAGGAATCGAAGGTGGCTTTAAGCATGGTGGGAAAACTATGGACTGAACGGTGCATCAATGCAAATGCCCTAATTGCAACCATGAAAAGAATCTGGAACCCTAAGCATGGTATGGAGGCTAATTGCATCGAAAAaaatgtcttttttttttcaattccaCCATTGGAGAGATAAGGAGAGGGTGATGGAAGCGCAGCCATGGCACTTTGAACGACACATACTGGCCCTATCAGACGTACCTGCTGAGGCAAAGCCCTCAGAAATCCCCTTACACTCTACACCGTTCTGGATACGAATTTACGACCTACCACTGGTGGGAAGATACAATGATGCAAATGCTAGAACTTTGGGGAACAAACTCGGTACGTACATGGGGATTGACAAGTCAGACATTATCGGAATCAACAAGTCCCTCCGCATCCGAACGTTGGTGGACTTGAGAAGACCTCTCAAACCAGAAGTAACCCTTAAAATGCGTGGAGGCAATACCGCAAGCTTCAAGGTGAAATATGAAAAGCTCCCACTGTTTTGCTTCGTATGTGGAATGCTAGGGCACGGTGAGAAAGACTGTGACAGCGCCTCGCACACCCAAAACCCTAAGCGAACCTACTCGGATAAGCTTAGAGCATCGCCATGGCAAGTTAATAAGGGCGAGGTGGATGAGGAAGGACAGACCGGTACATGTGCCAGGAAGCTGTTTGTGAGGAAGGAAAAGCCGGTGGGATCAACTGTGACGAAAGAAAAGGTACTGGATGTGGTGGAGCAACTAAAGGGGGTCACCCTAACTGTGGAGAGAGGTGAAAGTGAGGAGAATGGAGTGGAAGAAAAACAACAGGAACAACATATAGAGCAGGGTACAGAATCACAGGAGCCAGAGGAGGAACATGCCTCAATTACACCCATACAGGCACCGGCTGCCACCCAACTGCTTGCCTTTGAGGTAGGCACAGGACCGACTAGCTCAAACAGGCTTCGAAAGGTGCAAAGAGGGATCCGACGAGTCACGTCGGGGAACCAACATGTGGCTGTTTGCGGGAAACGGAAAGACCTAATGGACATAGATGTTTTTGAACCAGGAGGTATGGAAGCTGAAACAAAGAAGTCGCGAGGTCGGGGGGTAGAGGCAGCAACATGGAATACGAAGGAAGTAGCGGAGGTTGCCCAGCAACCCCGCGAACAACAATGATTGGCCTTTCTTGGAACTGCCGGGGGTTGGGGAGCCCTCGAGCAGAAAATGCGCTCAAAGGCGTATTACGAATCGAACACCCCAATTTCGTCTTCCTCTCGGAGACAAAATTAAAAGGTAAGGAGTGGGAGAGTGTCAAAAGAAAGGTGAATCTTCGCAATTTTGTCTGTGTGGACTGTGAAGGAGAAGGGAGGCACCGTAGTGGTGGACTTGCCATGTTCTGGGACGATAATATTAACCTATCCCTGCAATCATACTCGCTGCATTACATGGACTTTGTGGTGGATAGGGGATTGACAACTCAGTGGCGCCTAACTGGAATCTATGGATACCCAACAGAAGGCACGAAGGAGGAAACGTGGAAGCTTATGAGGGAGTTGGGT contains:
- the LOC110775619 gene encoding uncharacterized protein isoform X2 — translated: MKPPQPSDFSNWGLKVSREKPVTISLHPNKRLRICRATLGYGVDKLNKERSLLSVKYRDNNGVYLCSLRLHCCESYALNDVFEGPHDVIFSVKGPGPIHLVGYLYHDCPLPTILNQTIIQDATVKEHILSEKKLKRKRGDTRLPNAADQVDENNGQGHDEYNVKLDDSKKKGIAKDPDDDVCLEAAEGKSCDLGSVSQMYLKKYFPPHSLVSSPTTCQLSSQVEELKMMVEESQKVAAESYKMAKATNEKNEKENEEWRKEKKVWMNERKAMQTKLTELLNVVHNFCRFHGTRGSPSAT
- the LOC110775619 gene encoding uncharacterized protein isoform X1, yielding MKPPQPSDFSNWGLKVSREKPVTISLHPNKRLRICRATLGYGVDKLNKERSLLSVKYRDNNGVYLCSLRLHCCESYALNDVFEGPHDVIFSVKGPGPIHLVGYLYHDCPLPTILNQTIIQDATVKEHILSEKKLKRKRGDTRLPNAADQVDENNGQGHDEYNVKLDDSKKKGIAKDPDDDVCLEAAEGKSCDLGSVSQMYLKKYFPPHSLVSSPTTCQLSSQVEELKMMVEESQKVAAESYKMAKATNEKNEKENEEWRKEKKVWMNERKAMQTKLTELLNVVHNFCRFHGTRGLLCGSAGAVCCA